One window of the Rosa rugosa chromosome 3, drRosRugo1.1, whole genome shotgun sequence genome contains the following:
- the LOC133735656 gene encoding uncharacterized protein LOC133735656 has protein sequence MTNVDGKAMTNDSPKVSTVDKQVGSGQGSCSNLLEKGVKCAENLINSNVKKSLDLEHLTDNVKDVIHINGLNLGATEKDGENVPMVVDLDIQKGECQAQQIGKEYELASGSIDNVVAVATIIEGNGECNSQLIHGIPLGEGNIRVSIVRSIVDEALLPFPIKDEILTVRDAIGTYVAWPKDLIIL, from the exons ATGACAAATGTTGATGGGAAGGCTATGACAAATGACTCCCCCAAAGTTTCCACGGTTGACAAACAAGTTGGTTCTGGCCAAGGAAGTTGTTCAAATTTGCTAGAGAAGGGTGTCAAGTGTGCAGAAAACTTGATCAATAGCAATGTCAAAAAGTCTTTGGATTTAGAGCATCTTACGGATAATGTGAAAGATGTGATTCATATTAATGGACTCAACTTGGGTGCTACTGAGAAGGATGGGGAGAATGTACCAATGGTTGTAGATTTGGATATCCAAAAGGGTGAATGTCAG GCACAGCAAATTGGGAAAGAGTATGAATTGGCTTCAGGTTCTATTGATAATGTTGTAGCAGTTGCAACAATTATAGAAGGAAATGGGGAGTGCAATAGCCAGCTTATTCATGGTATCCCATTGGGTGAGGGAAATATTCGTGTATCGATTGTACGCTCAATAGTGGATGAAGCTTTGCTTCCATTTCCAATCAAAGATGAGATCTTGACTGTTCGTGATGCAATCGGGACATATGTAGCCTGGCCTAAAGACCTAATAATCTTGTGA